The proteins below come from a single Burkholderia sp. FERM BP-3421 genomic window:
- the flhF gene encoding flagellar biosynthesis protein FlhF codes for MNIRKFTGPTSRDALRLVREALGPDAVVLSNRTLDDGTVEIVALADAELAAIAPPAAAVRAAAARAAAGSALAAPAASLPGFAAPAEPPGAAGLPRTGANPYANGGLPDVFSSVFGASVEAAPAAAAPAAPSEPAPWLVEHAKRLTRQRDELVARPRASAAASAPAAAAAAADADAGAPANPPEWARDLVQNVARRAAAEATPARRADDAPRQNAERLSDAAAAAVADAVKARIERIVNDTVMHELSSLRGMMEEQFAGLMWNDRQRRNPVHGALTKHLFAAGFSAQLVRMIVDNLPDGDESDSFDAASEWARSVLAANLPVLESEDALMERGGVFALMGPTGVGKTTTTAKLAARCVMRFGASKVALLTTDSYRIGGHEQLRIFGKILGVPVHAVKDGGDLQLALTELRNKHIVLIDTIGMSQRDRTVSDQIAMLHGADTPVQRLLLLNATSHGDTLNEVVQAYRSAAGQPDLAGCILTKLDEATHLGGVLDTVIRYKLPVHYASTGQKVPENLYVATRKFLLKSAFCVPRDGSPFVPQDEDMPSLLAALTARSSAELHEVRFG; via the coding sequence TTGAACATCCGCAAATTCACCGGCCCTACGAGCCGCGACGCGCTGCGACTCGTGCGCGAGGCGCTGGGCCCCGATGCCGTCGTGCTGTCGAACCGGACGCTCGACGACGGCACGGTCGAGATCGTCGCGCTCGCGGACGCCGAGCTTGCCGCGATTGCGCCGCCGGCCGCTGCCGTGCGGGCCGCTGCCGCGCGGGCCGCGGCCGGGTCGGCCCTTGCCGCGCCGGCCGCCTCCCTGCCGGGCTTCGCCGCGCCGGCCGAGCCACCCGGCGCCGCCGGCTTGCCGCGGACGGGCGCCAATCCGTATGCGAACGGCGGCCTGCCGGATGTGTTTTCGTCGGTGTTCGGCGCGAGCGTCGAGGCCGCGCCGGCCGCTGCCGCGCCCGCCGCGCCGTCGGAGCCCGCGCCGTGGCTCGTCGAGCACGCGAAGCGCCTGACCCGGCAGCGCGACGAACTGGTCGCGCGGCCGCGCGCCTCCGCCGCGGCGTCCGCGCCGGCTGCCGCTGCCGCCGCCGCCGACGCCGACGCCGGCGCGCCGGCCAATCCGCCCGAGTGGGCGCGTGACCTGGTGCAGAACGTCGCGCGCCGTGCGGCGGCCGAGGCGACGCCCGCGCGGCGCGCCGACGACGCGCCGCGCCAGAACGCCGAGCGCCTGTCCGATGCGGCGGCCGCGGCGGTGGCCGACGCCGTGAAGGCGCGTATCGAGCGCATCGTCAACGACACCGTGATGCACGAGCTGAGCTCGCTGCGCGGCATGATGGAAGAGCAGTTCGCGGGCCTGATGTGGAACGATCGCCAGCGCCGCAACCCGGTGCACGGCGCGCTGACCAAGCATCTGTTCGCGGCGGGTTTTTCCGCGCAGCTGGTGCGCATGATCGTCGACAACCTGCCGGACGGCGACGAGTCGGACAGCTTCGACGCGGCGTCCGAATGGGCGCGCTCGGTGCTGGCCGCGAACCTGCCGGTGCTGGAAAGCGAGGATGCGCTGATGGAGCGCGGCGGCGTGTTCGCGCTGATGGGACCGACGGGCGTCGGCAAGACCACCACCACCGCGAAGCTGGCGGCGCGCTGCGTGATGCGCTTCGGCGCGAGCAAGGTCGCGCTGCTGACGACCGACAGCTACCGGATCGGCGGCCACGAGCAACTGCGCATCTTCGGCAAGATCCTCGGCGTGCCGGTGCATGCGGTGAAGGACGGCGGCGACCTGCAGCTCGCGCTGACCGAACTGCGCAACAAGCACATCGTGCTGATCGACACGATCGGCATGAGCCAGCGCGATCGCACGGTATCCGACCAGATCGCGATGCTGCACGGCGCGGACACGCCGGTGCAGCGCCTGCTGCTGCTGAACGCGACGAGCCACGGCGACACCCTCAACGAAGTCGTGCAGGCCTACCGCAGCGCGGCGGGCCAGCCCGACCTCGCGGGCTGCATCCTGACCAAGCTGGACGAAGCCACCCATCTCGGCGGCGTGCTGGACACGGTGATCCGCTACAAGCTGCCGGTCCACTACGCATCGACCGGCCAGAAGGTGCCGGAGAACCTGTACGTCGCCACCCGTAAATTCCTGCTGAAGAGCGCGTTCTGCGTACCGCGCGACGGCTCGCCCTTCGTGCCGCAAGACGAAGACATGCCGTCGCTGCTGGCCGCGCTGACCGCCCGCTCGAGCGCCGAGCTCCATGAGGTGCGATTTGGATAA
- a CDS encoding MinD/ParA family ATP-binding protein has product MDKRMTDQAEGLRRLLAGRSSRVVAVTGGPAGVGCTSTVVNLAAALAALGKDVLVVDERADVHSVAATLCGAWLREGEPVRHELGFSVLGAARLARAGYAEHDPAEWLDNAADIVLVDAQLDAHGAFSPLARDAHDVLVVMRVAAQSITEAYACMKRLHYAHAVAQFRVLMNHVQSRADAKAAYDNLAGVAGRYLAVSLSEAGCVGVDPLVEHARELERTVVDAFPTAAAARDYRQIASDLLYWPLRPGPGAGRVRAGNPAFERGAAQAA; this is encoded by the coding sequence TTGGATAAACGCATGACCGATCAGGCTGAAGGCTTGCGGCGTCTGCTCGCCGGCCGCTCGTCGCGCGTCGTCGCGGTGACGGGCGGCCCGGCGGGGGTCGGCTGCACCTCGACGGTGGTGAATCTGGCGGCCGCGCTCGCGGCGCTCGGCAAGGACGTGCTCGTGGTCGACGAGCGCGCCGACGTTCATTCGGTGGCGGCGACGCTGTGCGGCGCGTGGCTGCGCGAAGGCGAGCCGGTGCGCCACGAGCTGGGCTTCTCGGTGCTCGGCGCCGCGCGGCTCGCCCGCGCCGGCTACGCCGAGCACGATCCCGCGGAGTGGCTCGACAACGCGGCGGACATCGTGCTGGTCGATGCGCAGCTCGACGCGCACGGCGCGTTCTCGCCGCTCGCGCGCGACGCGCACGACGTGCTGGTGGTGATGCGGGTGGCCGCGCAGTCGATCACCGAGGCGTACGCGTGCATGAAGCGGCTTCATTACGCGCATGCGGTCGCGCAGTTCCGCGTGCTGATGAATCACGTGCAAAGCCGCGCGGACGCGAAGGCCGCGTACGACAACCTCGCGGGCGTCGCCGGGCGTTATCTGGCGGTGTCGCTGTCGGAGGCGGGCTGCGTGGGGGTCGATCCGCTCGTCGAGCATGCGCGCGAGCTGGAGCGCACGGTGGTGGACGCGTTCCCGACCGCGGCGGCCGCGCGCGATTACCGGCAGATCGCGTCCGATCTGCTGTATTGGCCATTGCGTCCGGGGCCGGGCGCGGGTCGGGTCCGGGCGGGCAATCCGGCGTTTGAGCGGGGTGCGGCGCAGGCCGCATGA
- a CDS encoding RNA polymerase sigma factor FliA encodes MMYNAQGKISQDEVLTQYAPLVRRLGLQLVAKMPASVDLDDLIQAGMIGLLDAAGRYKEDQGAQFETYATQRIRGAMLDELRSNDWLPRSLRKTSREVEHAVHQVEQQLGRPASETEIAEHMQMPLDEFQSMLQDLHGSQLIYYEDFDRSADDEPFLDRYRVDHADPLSALLDDHLRNALVEAIERLPEREKLLMSLYYERGLNLREIGAVLEVSESRVCQLHSQAVARLRARLREQAWVGAEH; translated from the coding sequence ATGATGTACAACGCTCAAGGAAAGATATCCCAGGACGAAGTGTTGACGCAGTACGCGCCGCTCGTGCGGCGGCTGGGTCTGCAACTGGTCGCGAAGATGCCGGCGAGCGTGGATCTCGATGATCTGATCCAGGCCGGCATGATCGGCCTGCTCGATGCGGCGGGCCGCTACAAGGAAGACCAGGGGGCGCAGTTCGAGACCTACGCGACGCAGCGGATCCGCGGCGCGATGCTCGACGAGCTGCGCAGCAACGACTGGCTGCCGCGCAGCCTGCGCAAGACCTCGCGCGAAGTCGAGCATGCGGTGCACCAGGTCGAGCAGCAGCTCGGCCGGCCGGCGAGCGAGACCGAGATCGCGGAGCACATGCAGATGCCGCTCGACGAATTCCAGTCGATGCTGCAGGACCTGCATGGCAGCCAGCTGATTTACTACGAGGATTTCGACCGTTCGGCCGACGACGAGCCGTTCCTCGACCGCTACCGGGTCGACCATGCCGACCCGCTGTCGGCGCTGCTCGACGACCACCTGCGCAACGCGCTCGTGGAGGCGATCGAGCGCCTGCCGGAGCGCGAGAAGCTGCTGATGTCGCTGTACTACGAACGGGGCCTGAACCTGCGCGAGATCGGCGCGGTGCTCGAGGTCAGCGAGTCGCGCGTGTGCCAGTTGCACAGCCAGGCGGTTGCCCGGCTGCGCGCGCGGCTGCGCGAACAGGCCTGGGTCGGCGCCGAGCACTGA
- the ahcY gene encoding adenosylhomocysteinase, with amino-acid sequence MNAAVIDSNSSKDYLVADMSLAAWGRKELNIAETEMPGLVQIRDEYKAQQPLKGARIAGSLHMTIQTGVLIETLKALGADVRWASCNIFSTQDHAAAAIVEAGTPVFAFKGESLDEYWEYAHRIFEWPNGEFANMILDDGGDATLLLILGAKAEKDRSVIAKPTNEEEVALYKSIAAHLEVDGSWYSTRLAHIKGVTEETTTGVHRLYQMEKDGRLPFPAFNVNDSVTKSKFDNLYGCRESLVDGIKRATDVMIAGKVAVVAGYGDVGKGCAQSLRGLGATVWVTEIDPICALQAAMEGYRVVTMEYAADKADIFVTATGNYHVIGHDHMKAMRHNAIVCNIGHFDSEIDIASTRQYEWENIKPQVDHIIFPDGKRVILLAEGRLVNLGCATGHPSFVMSNSFANQTLAQIELFTRGEQYENKVYVLPKHLDEKVARLHLARIGANLTVLSDDQASYIGVAKEGPFKPNHYRY; translated from the coding sequence ATGAACGCCGCTGTCATCGATTCCAATTCCTCGAAAGACTACCTCGTCGCCGACATGAGCCTTGCCGCCTGGGGCCGCAAGGAGCTGAACATCGCCGAGACGGAAATGCCCGGCCTCGTGCAGATCCGCGACGAATACAAGGCGCAGCAGCCGCTCAAGGGCGCGCGCATCGCCGGTTCGCTCCACATGACGATCCAGACGGGCGTGCTGATCGAGACGCTGAAGGCGCTCGGCGCCGACGTGCGCTGGGCCTCGTGCAACATCTTCTCGACCCAGGATCACGCGGCCGCCGCGATCGTCGAAGCCGGCACGCCGGTGTTCGCGTTCAAGGGCGAGTCGCTCGACGAGTACTGGGAATACGCGCACCGCATCTTCGAATGGCCGAACGGCGAATTCGCCAACATGATCCTCGACGACGGCGGCGACGCCACGCTGCTGCTGATCCTGGGCGCGAAGGCCGAGAAGGACCGCTCGGTGATCGCCAAGCCGACCAACGAGGAAGAAGTCGCGCTGTACAAGTCGATCGCCGCGCACCTCGAGGTCGACGGCAGCTGGTACTCGACGCGCCTCGCGCACATCAAGGGCGTGACGGAAGAAACCACCACCGGCGTGCACCGTCTGTACCAGATGGAAAAGGACGGCCGCCTGCCGTTCCCGGCGTTCAACGTCAACGATTCGGTCACGAAGTCGAAGTTCGACAACCTGTACGGCTGCCGCGAATCGCTGGTCGACGGCATCAAGCGCGCGACCGACGTGATGATCGCGGGCAAGGTCGCGGTGGTCGCGGGCTACGGCGACGTGGGCAAGGGCTGCGCGCAGTCGCTGCGCGGCCTGGGCGCGACCGTGTGGGTCACTGAAATCGATCCGATCTGCGCGCTGCAGGCGGCGATGGAAGGCTACCGCGTCGTGACGATGGAATACGCGGCGGACAAGGCCGACATCTTCGTGACGGCGACCGGCAACTACCACGTGATCGGCCACGACCACATGAAGGCGATGCGTCACAACGCGATCGTCTGCAACATCGGTCACTTCGACTCGGAAATCGACATCGCGTCGACGCGCCAGTACGAGTGGGAAAACATCAAGCCGCAGGTCGACCACATCATCTTCCCGGACGGCAAGCGCGTGATCCTGCTGGCCGAAGGCCGCCTCGTGAACCTCGGCTGCGCGACCGGCCACCCGTCGTTCGTGATGTCGAACTCGTTCGCCAACCAGACGCTCGCGCAGATCGAGCTGTTCACGCGCGGCGAGCAGTACGAGAACAAGGTGTACGTGCTGCCGAAGCACCTCGACGAGAAGGTCGCGCGCCTGCACCTCGCGCGCATCGGCGCGAACCTGACCGTGCTGTCGGACGACCAGGCTTCGTACATCGGCGTCGCGAAGGAAGGCCCGTTCAAGCCGAACCACTACCGCTATTAA
- a CDS encoding phage holin family protein: protein MTVILTWVINALALLIITYLVPSIHIKSFGTALIVAVVLGLINTIIRPVLILLTLPVTIVTLGVFILVVNALCFWFASSLLKGFEVSGFWSAFFGSILYSIVSWLLSALIFGQRNLG, encoded by the coding sequence ATGACCGTGATTCTGACCTGGGTGATCAACGCGCTCGCGCTGCTGATCATCACCTACCTGGTGCCGTCGATTCACATCAAGAGTTTCGGCACCGCGTTGATCGTCGCGGTCGTGCTGGGCCTCATCAACACGATCATCCGGCCGGTGTTGATCCTGCTCACGCTGCCCGTGACGATCGTCACGCTCGGCGTGTTCATCCTGGTCGTGAACGCGTTGTGCTTCTGGTTCGCCTCGTCGTTGCTGAAGGGCTTCGAGGTGTCGGGATTCTGGTCCGCGTTCTTCGGCTCGATCCTGTACAGCATCGTGTCGTGGCTGCTGTCCGCCCTGATCTTCGGCCAACGCAATCTCGGCTGA
- the metF gene encoding methylenetetrahydrofolate reductase [NAD(P)H], which yields MNPIELSFEFFPPKTAEGVDKLRATRAQLMPLKPKFVSVTFGAGGSTQQGTLDTVIDMQRDGLVAAPHLSCIGSSKDSLRAILDQYRSHGIRHVVALRGDLPSGMGEVGELRYASELVSFIRAEHGDWFRIEVAAYPEYHPQARSPKQDLENFARKVKAGANSAITQYFFNADAYFRFVDDVRKLGVDVPIVPGIMPITNFSQLMRFSEMCGAEVPRWVARRLESFGDDRDAIRAFGADVVTGLCQRLLDAGVSGLHFYTLNNAAATRTVCERLGL from the coding sequence ATGAACCCGATCGAACTCTCGTTTGAATTCTTTCCGCCCAAGACGGCGGAAGGCGTCGACAAGCTGCGTGCGACCCGCGCGCAGCTGATGCCGCTCAAGCCGAAATTCGTCTCCGTGACGTTCGGCGCGGGCGGCTCGACGCAGCAGGGCACGCTCGACACCGTGATCGACATGCAGCGGGACGGCCTCGTGGCCGCGCCGCACCTGTCGTGCATCGGCTCGTCGAAGGACAGCCTGCGGGCGATTCTCGATCAGTACCGCTCGCACGGCATCCGTCACGTGGTCGCACTGCGCGGCGACCTGCCGTCGGGCATGGGCGAGGTGGGCGAGCTGCGCTATGCGTCCGAACTCGTCAGTTTCATCCGCGCCGAGCATGGCGACTGGTTCCGGATCGAGGTGGCCGCGTATCCGGAATACCATCCGCAAGCCCGTTCGCCGAAGCAGGATCTCGAGAATTTCGCGCGCAAGGTGAAGGCCGGCGCGAATTCGGCGATCACCCAGTACTTCTTCAACGCGGACGCCTATTTCCGCTTCGTCGACGACGTGCGCAAGCTCGGCGTCGACGTGCCGATCGTACCGGGCATCATGCCGATCACGAACTTCTCGCAGCTGATGCGCTTCTCGGAGATGTGCGGCGCGGAAGTGCCGCGCTGGGTCGCGCGCCGGCTCGAAAGCTTCGGCGACGATCGCGATGCGATCCGCGCGTTCGGCGCGGACGTCGTCACGGGGCTGTGCCAGCGGCTGCTCGATGCGGGCGTGTCGGGCCTGCATTTCTACACGCTGAACAACGCGGCCGCCACCAGGACGGTCTGCGAGCGCCTGGGGCTCTAG